A stretch of the Lolium perenne isolate Kyuss_39 chromosome 3, Kyuss_2.0, whole genome shotgun sequence genome encodes the following:
- the LOC127340493 gene encoding uncharacterized protein, whose amino-acid sequence MSSERKRKGKEAATAPKAPPPEPVTAKFDLGNGRRPLCAPLQQKIGDVPILHFNLAASDFLAEYIRVIDLTLTRAEAIAPATLLGRAITPIANPCNRPKPYPKNWDFRDGNSHYIIEMRCTQTKNGKFIKLLDGMRVRILFCDYNGYQIGFSRYLDGEWSVWYYCSNDFPLPFFLRKDAIKLPFEGDYTSMPDIGGQETFVNIFRRFGKYPEERSRDFERVFLASAVVFCEVRRIVWIYLEVRRRILDKQPPYPLDCNLPGRERTQEMAWTEITDWGTDCSDALKAVKDGEYIANTPENGYATKARPVIMSFGELISLDKESGHLGLLMRDDRILAPNGCPLLSKLEKKGLTLGPQVADPGFPDDPTPHEDREDGGSL is encoded by the exons ATGTCGTCCGAACGGAAGCGGAAGGGAAAAGAGGCGGCGACTGCTCCAAAGGCCCCGCCCCCGGAGCCGGTGACCGCGAAGTTCGATCTCGGGAACGGCAGGCGCCCCTTGTGCGCGCCGCTGCAGCAGAAGATTGGG GACGTCCCTATTTTGCATTTCAACCTGGCCGCGTCTGATTTTCTTGCCGAGTACATCCGCGTCATCGATCTCACTCTTACAAGGGCGGAAGCCATAGCACCAGCTACCTTACTCGGCCGTGCCATCACACCCATCGCCAATCCATGCAACCGGCCCAAACCCTATCCAAAGAACTGGGACTTTAGGGATGGGAACAGCCACTATATCATTGAGATGAGGTGCACCCAAACGAAGAATGGAAAATTTATCAAACTTTTAGATGGAATGAGAGTGCGGATACTCTTCTGTGACTACAATGGCTACCAAATTGGATTTAGCCGGTACCTCGATGGAGAGTGGAGCGTGTGGTACTATTGCAGTAATGATTTTCCTCTCCCATTCTTCCTTAGGAAAGATGCAATCAAGCTCCCTTTCGAAGGTGACTACACTAGCAT GCCTGATATTGGAGGACAGGAGACTTTTGTTAACATTTTCCGGCGCTTTGGAAAATACCCCGAGGAAAGAAGCAGGGACTTTGAGAGAGTATTCCTTGCATCTGCGGTAGTATTTTGTGAAGTTAGGAGAATTGTTTGGATCTACTTGGAGGTGAGAAGGCGAATTCTGGATAAACAACCTCCCTACCCGCTGGATTGCAACTTGCCCGGTAGAGAGCGCACCCAAGAGATGGCTTGGACAGAGATTACTGATTGGGGCACTGATTGTAGTGATGCTTTGAAGGCTGTGAAGGATGGTGAATACATTGCAAACACTCCAGAGAATGGCTATGCAACAAAAGCTAGACCCGTAATCATGTCTTTTGGAGAGCTAATTTCACTGGACAAAGAGTCTGGCCACCTTGGTTTGTTGATGCGTGATGATAGGATATTAGCTCCCAATGGTTGTCCATTGCTTAGTAAGCTAGAGAAGAAGGGGCTCACATTAGGACCCCAAGTCGCTGACCCGGGGTTCCCTGATGATCCAACACCTCATGAAGACAGAGAAGACGGTGGGTCTCTATGA